A section of the Nitrospirota bacterium genome encodes:
- a CDS encoding BrnT family toxin yields MKVFQWNNEKNEWLKKSRGVNFEQVVILMERGDIVEIVNHPNQDKYSGQKIATVRIDDYAYLVPYVEESETIFLKTIIPSRKATNKYVRTKNEKDNIK; encoded by the coding sequence ATGAAGGTTTTCCAATGGAATAATGAGAAGAATGAGTGGTTGAAGAAAAGCAGAGGAGTGAATTTTGAACAGGTTGTTATCTTGATGGAACGGGGAGATATCGTTGAAATAGTCAATCACCCGAATCAAGATAAGTATTCGGGACAAAAAATTGCAACAGTCAGGATTGATGATTATGCGTATCTCGTTCCTTATGTAGAAGAAAGCGAAACGATATTCTTAAAAACCATTATTCCCAGCAGAAAAGCTACAAACAAATATGTGAGGACAAAAAATGAAAAAGACAATATTAAATGA